The following coding sequences are from one Eriocheir sinensis breed Jianghai 21 chromosome 13, ASM2467909v1, whole genome shotgun sequence window:
- the LOC126998275 gene encoding protein O-linked-mannose beta-1,2-N-acetylglucosaminyltransferase 1-like has protein sequence MSQDNTVTSTIIRHDRTSDTTGHRDDASHEQTMRGPAVVVSWWWWWWALLVVVRMAGGGTGVRVVTGVRISQPAHPEASQEGKHLDTHQRRVIRGTAAPPLTPLKERYLALLKGTPKQGIEEEEDAKSEPRLVNGKSVVAKSHRRENSGTPDTSWVELSGTVDHAGVTVWLQGREVYSKRNQLDFWAGKMRQYHAGIHLLALHQSLPRVLQRQHFLTWQPAAHRMLAKALNELQEGRLVLVVGVPDYISWLNKEGMDALRSLGAQQGLRAVKEEAWVLLARKGQGALYETIITARNYSSKVVPPLAFSFRLPRYPERQCPWYKDPEMARKVEFCESFEGYGEMCACERPVHLSPAAAPYMKLEEVIPVALVTARRFPMVARQVRSLWEGPGGGQTPLVMLVDGENTEGEALAGLLNITLVTHNNPGIPGTKQRVNEHIKFSLQTMFKLFPKADKVIILEDDLVLAKDFISYFQQTSLLMSLDETILCVNAYNYNAFPHTANDPHRIYRVQSYPYYGWMTSRRHAARMLTDWAPLDQNADWDLYARFKHLAENLQIIIPEIPRTRHEGGGGVHVSGLEQEVTYSKRPLNTLPQPTINMRRHWDLAYAVDFMATILKAKVVKITIHPCFKHPIPRYQPNTTHVIYINLSGENEENNSYKVLAKCLGFYAKGLFEHYRGTYSLKFFETPLILVSCYASVYCDNVPRTLIFNPPDAAVELAGRFEWRHTNESSVELWRVPPKSLQEEVSLENISGFEVMLKA, from the exons ATGAGCCAAGACAACACGGTAACAAGCACAATAATCAGACACGACCGAACATCAGACACCACCGGACACAGGGACGACGCCTCACACGAACAGACAATGCGtggcccggcggtggtggtgtcctggtggtggtggtggtgggccttactggtggtggtgaggatggcaggaggagggacaggggtgAGGGTGGTTACTGGTGTGCGTATCTCCCAGCCCGCCCACCCAGAAGCATCGCAGGAAGGTAAACATTTAGATACACACCAACGGAGGGTAATAAGAGGAACCGCAGCGCCTCCCCTTACGCCCCTGAAGGAGAGATATTTGGCGCTACTGAAGGGGACGCCGAAgcagggaatagaggaggaggaagacgcaaaAAGTGAGCCAAGATTAGTGAACGGGAAATCTGTCGTAGCGAAAAGTCATCGGAGAGAGAATTCGG GCACACCAGACACGTCGTGGGTGGAGCTCTCGGGAACAGTGGACCACGCGGGGGTGACTGTCTGGCTGCAAGGGCGCGAG GTATACAGCAAACGTAATCAGCTCGACTTCTGGGCAGGTAAGATGAGGCAGTACCACGCGGGCATCCACCTGTTGGCCCTGCACCAGAGCCTCCCGCGAGTGTTACAGCGCCAGCACTTCCTGACGTGGCAGCCGGCGGCCCACAGGATGCTGGCGAAGGCCCtgaatgagttgcaggaggggaggctggtgctggtggtgggagtg CCGGACTACATCAGCTGGCTCAATAAGGAGGGGATGGACGCCCTGCGGAGCCTCGGGGCGCAGCAGGGCCTGagggcggtgaaggaggaggcgtGGGTGTTGCTGGCGCGGAAGGGGCAGGGCGCGCTCTACGAGACAATCATCACCGCCAGGAATTACTCGTCCAAGGTTGTCCCGCCGCTCGCCTTCTCCTTCCGCCTCCCGCGCTACCCAG AGCGTCAGTGTCCCTGGTACAAAGACCCGGAGATGGCGCGGAAGGTGGAGTTTTGCGAGTCCTTCGAAGGGTACGGCGAGATGTGTGCCTGCGAGCGCCCAGTCCACCtcagccccgccgccgcc CCGTATATGAAGCTGGAGGAGGTGATCCCCGTGGCCCTGGTGACCGCCCGGAGGTTCCCCATGGTGGCGCGGCAGGTGAGGTCGCTATGGGAGGGCCCCGGGGGAGGACAGACGCCCCTGGTGATGCTGGTGGACGGCGAGAACACGGAGGGAGAGGCGCTGGCGGGGCTCCTGAACATTACGCTCGTCACCCATAACAACCCGGGGATTCCAG GCACGAAGCAAAGGGTGAACGAGCACATCAAGTTCTCCCTGCAGACAATGTTCAAGTTATTTCCCAAGGCGGACAAGGTGATCATACTGGAGGACGACCTGGTGCTGGCTAAGGACTTCATCAG ctaCTTCCAACAAACCTCGCTTCTCATGAGTCTGGACGAGACCATCCTGTGCGTCAACGCCTACAACTACAACGCCTTCCCCCACACGGCCAACGACCCGCACCGCATCTACCGCGTCCAGTCCTACCCATACTACGGCTGGATGACGAGCAGGAGACACGCCGCGCGCATGCTGACAGACTGGGCGCCCCTCGACCAG AACGCCGACTGGGACCTCTACGCCCGCTTCAAACACCTCGCCGAGAACCTCCAAATCATCATCCCGGAGATTCCACGCACCAGACACGAGGGCGGGGGCGGCGTGCACGTGTCGGGGCTCGAACAGGAGGTCACGTACAGCAAGCGGCCCCTCAACACTCTGCCACAGCCCACTATCAACATGCGCCGCCACTGGGACCTCGCCTACGCGGTTGATTTCATGGCTACGATACTGAAGGCGAAGGTGGTGAAGATAACGATCCACCCCTGTTTCAAGCACCCGATACCCAGGTACCAG CCCAACACAACGCACGTCATCTACATCAACCTGTCGGGGGAGAACGAAGAAAACAACTCCTACAAAGTGCTGGCCAAG tGCTTGGGATTTTACGCCAAGGGTCTCTTCGAACACTACCGAGGAACTTACTCCCTCAAGTTCTTCGAGACGCCGCTCATCCTCGTGTCCTGCTACGCCTCCGTCTACTG